The nucleotide sequence atgtaggcatatgaatgcacaataagggatctctaaccttccatggtggaaggagaatactctaagatatgattcgagagtctttggccaaagcatatgaatatgactaaggaagtttgttccaaatcttattcaattgaatcatatagagaaatatcacattggatagtagacatgaaacaaaccatcacttaaacaatgtgattaagagtattgtattagagaaggaccgtattgcattgtagttgtaactggataggttctccaaccacttctacttagcttgggtaaccatgacatgctgctaggcgtcacccatggtttgtggaagccctaaagattagcaaacactaattttaagggagaattgaaatgtggtttcaattcacaatcgatcgttaagagtaacatcgcccactacctcgctaattggaacctaatggatcgtacaccgagtaaggatataagtgaagaaattatatgaaatggataagcaattaaatggtttaattgaagaatggtcaagattaattaaatagttaattaattatacgaaacgttcgtattgggcgtttaagttagttttgggcttcggggcacaaaaacgttttggtccacaaggcccattatgtttaagttgtatgacaactaaaacaaaatgggcaattaagcccaataacaaatgGAGGCCGGCCATATCAAAGGGTAGTGGGAACTtttgcttaattgcaagtttgccactaacCTAAGAGATGAAGTATAAAGTCATCTTTATAGCTTTGTTtctaattagggttttctaattgaatttgggtgaaacatattctctcattttctacatagaggccggccacttaggggaggaacatctagcaatcttcttcttctctaagtcatccatttcatcttcacactacatctttggtgtggagacttagagacaccaaacctttggtgtttttggagaacaaatcctcaaatcctcaaagaagaaaaggagcactaaaagggaggaaatcacaaggaagatccaaggagcaaggaggtgacttgaaggccctccacttgggtgaatcccttgtgtaatcaaggatgaacttcaagggtaaagaatctctaaattcttattctctttaatattgttaaagagtcttatggttcaccatatactaggctttgaaagtcatgggttttatgaattgtttttgaatgcatgcctactttaaagtgttattagtatgcctatgtattcaaatgttcttacatgttcttagctaggacaaaatttttccttcaaaaatcccacgaaaatcatgcaaaaataacttgtttaccccccccccccaacacgtaaaccaaacattgtcctcaatgttttaagcatagactcacaaacaaacaaacaaataacgcAACTAACAACATGACaagcatggcaaagtgaaagcaataaagagtaaggtttaggaacgcaaatctggttgtggagctAGAGTTCCATCGTCTCCTCATttgaacacatgggttgcctcccaagaagcgcttgctttaatgtcttccagccggacgatacctccttttaatcttcaatagggctcacggcatggaggggtatgtcctccatggtatgctccttgaaattctcgtagtagggcttcaaacggtgtccattcactttaaattcatgtcccgtcttcaaactttgaatttggactgcaccatgaggaaagacattagtaataacaaaaggacctatccatttagaacgtaacttacctagaaacaagcgaaggcgagaattgaaaagtaagaCTTTCTACCCTATTGAGAATGTCTTgttacgaatcatcttgtcatggtaAGCCcttgttttctctttgtaaatgcgCGCGTTCTCATAAGCCTTATTCCTTATCTCCTCAaactcattcaattgaagcttcccatgaactccagcagcatctatgtccatattgaatgtctttacggcccaatgtgctttgTACTCCAATTCAACAGAAAGATGGCATAGTTTCCtatagatgagccgaaatggggacatcccaattggtgttttgtaggcggtacgatatgcccacaatgcatcattcaaacacaagctccaatccttccgagTTGGCCCAACAGTCTTCTctaaaatctgcttgatttctagattagaaacctcggcttgcccacttgtttgaggatgataaagtgttgccaccttatgtgtgacattatatttcttgagcaacgcctctatggtccgattacaaaagtgagaacctccatcacttataagaacccttggcattccaaatcttgcaaatatgttagttttcacaaattctgcaaccactttggaatcattagtacgggtggcttttgcttccacccatttcgaaacATAATCATCCGCAAGTAAAACATAAACACAACCataagatgaaggaaaaggacccatgaaatcaataccccaaacatcaaaaatttcgacaAAAAAGATGGGATGTTGCAGCATTTGGTCTTTGGCAcctatattgcccgttctttggcaatgatcacaagtcacacaaaaagttctagcatccttaaatatagtcggccaataaaatccacattccaAAACTTTATGTGATGTTCTTTtagtgccaaaatgacccccacatgcataagtgtgacagaaagttaaaattgaattaaactccgtTTCATGAACACACCTACGTAGAATCTGATTAGGgaaatatttccacaaatatgggtcatcccacttaaaaacgtgcatcctttttaagtttatcacattggtgcttgtttagggtgcttggaacttgtttagacatTAAATagttcactaaatcggcataccatggtGCACTTACCTCGATGGATAGCAACTGCTCATCTAGGAATGTCTCTAGGATAGGCACGGtatcctcctcatgcaccatacggctcaagtggtcagccaccatgttttcacttcttttcttgtcccggatttcgatatcgaactcttggaggagaagcatccaacgaataagccttggtttggcctccttcttcgtAAGTAAGTACTTCAATGCTACATGATCAGAATAGATTATAACTTTggtaccaagtaaataagaacgaaacgtatctaaagcaaaaacaacagttagaagttctttttccgttgtagagtagttcaattgagcatcatttagggTCCGGgatgcatagtatatgacatgcggctgcttgttcttcctttggcctaaaacagctcctaatgcataatctgaggcatcacacataagctcaaaaggaaggctccaatctggtggaactatgataggggCCGAAGTAAGCATCTTCTTTaggtgtttgaaggccttctcacattcCTCGTCGAACTTGAATGGTACATCATTTTGGAGAAGTCGGCATAGGGGTTGGGAAATCTTAGAAAAGTCTTTGATGAATCTCCTATAGGATCCTGCATGTCTAAGAAAAGAACAAACCTCTCTAactgaagtaggagagggtaagtagcgtacaagatctatttttgatttatcaacttcaatacccttggccgaaacaatatgtcctaaaactattccttgttttaccataaaatgacattttttccaatttaaaacaaggttagtttcaatgcatcgtttcaagattaatgtGAGATTATCTAAACcatcatcaaacgaatcaccaaacacgctaaaatcatccatgaaaatttcaataatcttttctacaaaatctgaaaagatacttaccatgcatctttgaaaggtggctggtgcattacataaaccaaatggcattcgacgataagaaaaagtaccaaatggacaagtaaaagtagttttttctctgtcatctggagctataacaatttcattatatcccgaataaccatcaagaaaacaataaaaagaatgaccggctaacctttcaagtatttgatcaatgaatggcaatgggaagtgatctttccttgtggtggcgttaagcttcctatagtcaatgcacattCTCCAACatgtttggatacgggttggcacaagctcattatcggcattcttcaccacagtcactccggatttctttggcataACTTGAactggtgaaacccaacggctatccgtaggatagatcaccccacaatcaagaagcttgataatctcctttttcacaacttccatcattggagggttgagccggccttgagcctctctagttggtttagccccctcctctagaagtatgcgatgcatgcaagttgtaggactaatacccttgATGTcagccaaggtccatcctatggcagTTTTGTactctttcaacacccgaatcaatttctcctcctccattgctgtgagggaTGAGGAAACTATGATGGGcaacatctcattttctcccaaatagacatacttcaaatgatccggcaatggtttaagctcaagaatgggtgcctgaatcactgaaggtaacaacttgttagtagaaacaagaattggaattgggtttggaggcttaccaaagtgttatGGCAacgactcaagggcagcaaccatctcggcctcatctgCACATGTAGGCACGGCATGGAATTCCACATGCATGTCGTGGGTTTGATCCTCTCCTGCCCCTTGGTTTTTTAGACCTATTCCTTTAATAATGGTCGTTTCAAGGGGATCCCTCTCCAAGGAGTCAAGATAATCTTGcgccaatgaatcaaatatatcaatagaaaaacaagaatgatcatttttaggatattttatagtttcagaaagattgaaattgatAACTTCCCCATCCAATTCCATTGTTAATGTCTCCTTGAACATGTATATCTTGGtgcgggccgttttcatgaaagggaatgggccgaatcttccatgtcaagcacataaaagTCCGCTGGgaaaatcaaattgttaacttgcaccaaaacatcttccaacacttcttttggatatgcattagaacgatcggccaattgaataatcacaccatcatttttaagctctcctaagttcatagatgcataaattaagtaaggcatgacattaattgaagctcctaagcctaacatagcatgttcaaacttagtatttccaataacacaaggaattgtaaaactacccggatctttgcatttaggtggtagttttcTTTGTAGCATTGCAgacacattctcacttacctggaccagctccttgtttgaaatcctcttcctcgttgtccaaagctcttttaagaatttggcatacttaggaacttgcttgattgcagcaaggagcggaatgttaacttgaactttcctaaaggtttccaaaatgtccttttcactctcctccttctttgattgccttaACCtactaggaaagggcacatttagtggaatagaacttgacaaagtcgaatttggacttaccttggtggtgtGGGACGGTTTTGggacaatagggggctgcggcaaggtttgtTCCACCCTTACCGTGGCTTTGTCCAATTCCTCCTCTTTGAGCAGCAGCtttttgtcctcttcttgacttgatttggttggtttggggttagttccaacttcctttccacttctcaaggtgatagccttagcggtttcaaaacctcctTTTGGATTGACGATGCTTGAGGtagtttgccttggtctcgaaattgtcctacaaactccgttatctgcccaatttgtttctccaactggtccacccttttgtcttgattttgcatcgctttgttttgattctcttgcccttGAGTCAAATCGGTAAGTAACTTaataagtgtatcattgtccaaagacgtacctgaatttgATTGGGTAGATTATGATGGAATGCATGTATTTAAAgagtgggagatggaatgggatgcacggcaatgttgttgttggtgtgttatgcatggcatggttgggattgtggtgcaatgatggagtaataagtgcatgtggctgagatggtttgatgaatgaatgtgtttaaatggtttaaaacaggaaacaaagcccttccttgccatgcaaggaagggagacacaaggaaacacacgacattgtcctaaggttgcaaggaatgttgtttttgtgttctaaaatgcgtaggagtcttcaatgatgctcaaacatgaggtcttttaggatttaactttcctacttcaagtcttcaatttcgtccatcctcttggctccaagcatatgatatccattccaatctctaatttgcttcaaaaggctccaaaaggctccaaaaggcatccttttgcatactttgcccttagaacctgaaaatacacaaaagaagcataaaggacaaaaataactaaagaaacataacgtaaatacacgagaacaagccatttaagtcgcatgaatatgctcctatcagaaggctagctaaggggttcatctccacacatgccatacttgcactcaaaacgatttctaattgcttttcaataaaccatgaattcttaacgccccagattaaccgtgaattgcactaattaaccctcagattttcttaacgttattgaattggatgattgcatacgacaacccaaagcattccccacaagttccctacatgaattgcataatagagatacaagcaataatcattaagttctttgaaaaccataagcattgacgaagcactcgttactatgaattgcatgaaacttatgccaagaatttacttaacgcaattgagatcatcaacttttactacttgtgaatataagtttgtaacgattaggtgaaacttccttatatcctagcattagatttatgcatgataattaagcgtgcactctcaaccaacacacacaaatcagtttaattcaaatagataagtgaattgaattcacaacttatgaaacgcaattagaggtaatcaaatcatatagcaagcatgataatggtttcgaatccccccctagccaagggggggtttagttcctcatacgtacaagacaaagaaaagtaaatttaactattgaaatcaaaggagaggaaacacctaaaaattccagcaactcgaacttgaattgcatgaacgtccaagccctcttctcctcctctttgttgcggcacaaggtctaaggacaggttttgggtggtatttgtatggaggaatggatgtgtgatggtagggtagtgtttaggagggatggggagtgcggcaaggtgggaaaatatggagaatggtgaaggatggctgcggcaaagggttGGGAATGTATTTCTGGCGAATTTCTGAATGTGCAGGAGTGAATGATGATCCATTGGTGTGGCAAGGGGGTCTATTTATAGTGCAAAATCCCTCTCAATCAGCAAGGAAAAGGACTAAGTATTTGAAGATGACAAGGAAATCAAAACCCATCAAGAATAGGCCATTAAGAAGGTAGGAAACcctaaaggaaaaggaatagaggcgccagatttttagggttctagaaacaaagtgttttgtggcagaaattggcacttctagaaggatttgaggcgccacctttgtacACTACTACAAATTTTTACATACATGACGCATTTTATGGGTCATGTTAAAAGTTTAATGACACAAGGGTTTAGCGTCATCTTTGTGGGTGtcattaaagatattttttatgACGTTGAAAGAGTGTCATGTATTACTTTTAAGGACGCCCAATAAGTGTCATTAAATTAAGAACTTATGTCATCTATTACCATTTAAGACACATAATAAGTGTCATAAACATAGGAATGAGCGTCATGGTATACTAATCATGACATACGCACAATGTCATGTATAGCGTTTAGAGACACCTAACAAGGATCATTGAATTAAAAAAGTGTGTCATCTATTTCAATTGGAGACCAGAATATGTGTCATAAACAGAGGAATAAGTGTCATGGTACAGTAAACATGACATCTGTATAAAGTCATGTACTATAACACTCCAACGTCATTGAATATTAGCAACGACACACAAAGCGTGTCATAAACAATTTAATACATGTCCTGAAATATGTATGATGACATATATAAAAAGTCTTAACATAATTCATCGAAGAAGCAAGATATTAAATTAAACAGTATTGCTTCATAAATTTATAATTCATCCAGTACCGAAGTATTACAAAAGACAATATAATGTGTAGAGTTTCCTACTAAAATAAAACTATAAGTTcacttaatttaaaatttcacaaactagCTAATCTAGTGTTTCATCTATTGGGATGAAGTCATCAACATACTCAGCCCACTCTATTCTTAATGCATCAATTTCCTGTTGAGTGTATGTAGCTTTTTCTTTGAACTGCAACAAATCACAACCAAAGAGAACATGTTACaacaaaaactaatttcaatcaTTAACTAATACACCCGCTTAAGTGCTCTTTGTAACAGTAGTACTAATCTTGGTAATAATTGAGCAGTTCGGATCATCAACGATTTCCTTCATGTATTTCATCACATAATATCCACATTCTACAGTTCCTTCTTGCAAAGGGCACtgcatataaaaataaaaaaagtataaaCAAAGAACTTTAAAAGGATGTAAGATATCATGACCATAGCAATTCAAATAATCATTTCCACATATCGTTTGGCGTAACATTTCAGATTTTGTGCTCCTACATACAAAACGTAAATAATTGTCGGCAACATATCCATACATACAGTCTTGTACCATCCAGTACATAACCTATTAGCATGAAGTAGCAAATACTCTTTCATTTCCACTGATGGTATCATTTTGTTAATGCAATGCCATGGAACAACCTTTTGTCATATGATTATCCTATGGAAAGGCATATCTTTTACTATACATAATATTACAGCACGTACTTAAAAATTTAGTGGATTAATAACAATATTTATTACACTTATTGCTGGCTATTAACCAGATTCCTTATAAAAAGGATCTTGTTGAAAGATAGTAAGATACCACTCTGTACTTCCAACGCTAAAACACACTCGGtaaggtaaaaaaataaaaaaataaaagcaaaaccATTCAGTATTCCAGAACACCACCAAAATATTATCAAGAATAATGAGAAGCTTACAGGCATGCCGATCCCATGAGACAAAGATTCCTTACCTTTACTACTTtccaattaatatttttttgaccCTTTATTCCCTTTTGAGCTTTAAACATCTTCAATGCTCTGCACGTAGAGGATAataacacatgaaatatatacaAATCTTGAAATGCATTAAATAAAGACAAACGTATATCCAAATACTTACAGTTCAACAATGTTCTTCATTCCAGGATCTATTTGTATCCAATTAAGCGAGTCCATATAATACACTAATTCCTCATAGGGGTCAATAATAGCCAACAACCAATGAAACctacaaaacataaataattGCATTCTTTATCACACAATGGTCAACTACTGATCTGTTAGGAACAAAAGTTCAAAACACATAGTACTAATAACCCTTTGTTATACAGAGCAAAAATTAATTGTCCTTTTTTGCAGTTCTGTAATCTAAGAGCCAGTGCATTTGATCTTTGTTCCTTTTTGCCAGCCTTTTGGGAAATTCTGCCAGGatctacaaatccaaacatTCCATCAAGATTGTTCTTCTTCAACGTTGACCAAAGTTGCCTACAACAAATGTGGCAATTAGTATCTTATCATTACCCAATGTGGGTGCATGCAATAGACTGTATTGTATATAAATTTAAGATTATGTCAAACCTGATGTAAATTGAAATGCAAACAGTCGATATTTCAGCCATGGAACAAAATTGAATGATGTCATCTCCACCAATAAATGTTGTGTGCTCATTTCCGAATAGGTCAGATTCGATAATGATAGGTACAGTAACATCCTTATGCATGTTTTGAGCTATGAGCATAAGTGAACGCAAAGCCAAAGGTTGTTTTTGGGATCTTTGCCTGAGGGGTGGATTCGTTCTCAACTTTGCATAGATAGATAAATATGGTGAAATGAGACATATTAGTACTATAATTTTTTCCACATATTCATAAGAAAATCACATAGGAGTACCTCATCATTTATCACGACAAGATGTCGTGGCCAAGCTACGTGACTCCCAATTGCTTGTTTGATATTCACAGCTTCACAACTAGGTATTGGAAGAAGAGCATCTTCTTTAATTGCTAAATCAATAGAAACACGTAGGTTCTTAGGCCCAAGTGGAATTCCATGTATTGGCCCGTCTAATGGGATGACTGATCCATATGCAACAATGTTCTTAGCAGTGTCTATAGTGAGCTTGCACTGTTgtaccttaaaaaaaatatttcattaatCAACTATTGTTGGGATTATAGCATAAATAGGAATTGTAAAGGGCATGTACCTTCTTGATATCAGATATTTTTTCCATagaatttgtaattttgtttgtcTTATCGTTGATGTTCACATCATATATGTTCTCTTGGTCACTTTGCTTTACCttggaaaattaaattaattaataatcgcTACTTAAAATAGCCAAAAAGAACAAATACTACAATGACTATGTACCTTGAAATGGTTCTTGATATCACTTTCTTTTTCGTTTGAATTTGCAATTTTGTCCGTCTTTTCCATGAtgttcaaatcaaatatttCCTGCATATCCTTTTGCTTGACCTAAGAAAAGTAAACTTAAATTAACATTGCTACTTATTATAGTTAAGAAGAACGAAACTTACATGACTAGTACATACCTTCTTAGCTTCAATCTTATCCATGGTTTTAGTATTCTTGTTAACCTTTTGTTTCGCTCTCTTCTTAGACATGAATTTCGGCACATCGTCATGTTTTGCTCTCTTCTTAGACATGATTTCCACCAAATCACCCTGTTTCACTTTCTCAGTAgatgtttcatttttttctttctttgctgTGCAACTAGCTTTCTCAGAAATATGATTGGACTGTACCACATTATATTGGACCAACTCTTGCATCTTGCTCAACTGATCTGGAGTtaacaaagaagcaatcaaaTTGAACTTCTTATTTAACTCCTCAATGTGTAAACTTTGCTGCTCCAAATGTGTTTGCATCATTTGTTGTTGACTCGATTGAGTTTTGCATCTTGGAGTCTTGAAGTACATTCTATGACTGACACCAGTTCCAACACCTCTTACACGACCCGAATATTCAGGTGTTTCCAAAGCAATTGTCAATATGTCATTACTACCAGACGTTGGTACAGTCCCATCTTCAACGGCCTTAGTTACTTTATCCTATAACAGTTGGCGTTAGTATGAAATACATCAATTAAGTATCTTTCCCAACCTTACAGATAAAACTTACTATTTTATCAGCGCGTACTTTCACCATCTCATTCGTATAGTTTCCAAAGCACTGATCGATCAATGTCagcagtgattccataagctgaTTTCTATTTGGATGAACGTATCAAAATTATATCAGAtagtttttatttgtatgaTAATTAAATGAATACAAAAGTAACTGGACATTACTATTTGTTCTTCCAATCTTGCATAGCCTTTTCTAGAAAGTCGATGAGGGTACTTATGCTTAGCTCGCCTCCTCGATTGTTCTTCATGGATTTTCTATCAAATGCAATCCAATAATTAGTCTTTAATAATTGCAAAACATAATATGTACCGGATGCTTCGTACTTAATTTTGAAATCATATATACGTACCATATGCTTCTCAGTTAATCTCGACCTCACAAATTCATCCCATACTGGCTGACGAATGAAATCATAGATCTTTGGTGGTTTCTTTAAGACTTCAGGTTGTTCTTTGAACTTTAATATGTACTCACATGTTAGACTACTCTTGAATGTTCGCCATGTCTTTGCAGCACTCTTCAAAACATCCGCTCTGCTATTTGAATGTACTATAAAGGCTTTCTACAAATGCATAATAGAAATTGGTCATTACTTTCACAAAGTCATACAGATgtaaaagcttttttttttgtttaattttttggagATATACCTGAACCATGtaccaaatcttttttttataagatGACTCTACTTCTTTCCAAGTTGGAATTGTAATTGGAACTGTGGTACGCGCCATAACACCAATAAAACTTGCTAGTTTTGCTCCTGCAAGTCCACACGGTTGTCCCTTACTGTTATATCCAACCTCTAACCGATCCCCATCACTTCTACCTTGCACCAAGTCTTGCAATTGAGTTGCACCTCTTGGTTTCCTTGTTACAAAATCTTGGTCATCTTCTTCTGAATCTGTCATTTCATCAATATATTCTGCAAGATTCATttaaaatcaagacaatgatcAAATTAGTAAggaagaaagaaatataaagaaCCTTAAAGGTAATGTTTGGTTCATTGAATGAACCTTAAACGGATAGGCTCATGCCAATAGTTGGTTGAGGAAGtaaggaaaaataaagaaataggGCAATTGGCCATTCTCCAAAATCATAAAACCAAccttcattcaattcaattccaaTGTTCATTTCAATAAACAAATACTCCCTAAGTGACAATTGTCAATACTcaaaaaaaagaacaatatgAATTCAACTCCTATTTCCACAAAGATTATCATCATACTTCATCTCAGCCCAATAATCTCTAAATAAATTAAGCCTTACCAATAAGTCACAACTAAACAAGATAAATCCAAAAGTATGGAGAAAATATAAAGTCGtaatgtaatttaaaaatatgcaTTCAACATAGCATTCAATAACATATGAAATAGAGTAGATATTTCTCTGAGTGATATGACTATGTAttttcaacccaaatgccttCGCAATCATCCCGCATGTAGATATCATCAGACTCCTCAGTTAGA is from Pyrus communis chromosome 10, drPyrComm1.1, whole genome shotgun sequence and encodes:
- the LOC137747925 gene encoding uncharacterized protein — its product is MHKDVTVPIIIESDLFGNEHTTFIGGDDIIQFCSMAEISTVCISIYIRQLWSTLKKNNLDGMFGFVDPGRISQKAGKKEQRSNALALRLQNCKKGQLIFALYNKGFHWLLAIIDPYEELVYYMDSLNWIQIDPGMKNIVELALKMFKAQKGIKGQKNINWKVVKCPLQEGTVECGYYVMKYMKEIVDDPNCSIITKISTTFKEKATYTQQEIDALRIEWAEYVDDFIPIDETLD